A stretch of Flavobacterium sp. N1994 DNA encodes these proteins:
- a CDS encoding cytochrome c oxidase subunit II, protein MTTLLVLIVVVLLAVALWQLTKIFDLTQVGANVNTTQVANDNDNKVNGYLMFGFLVFIYITTIFCLVNYGKFPLIGGSASAHGPQIDNLMVITMVLIFIVQTITQALLHYFAFKYRGRQGQKALYFADSNKLEFIWSIIPAIVLAVLILYGLYAWTNIMFVNEKDDKDAIVIELYAQQFKWTARYSGADDVLGKANVRYIEGVNNLGVDLSDPNAQDDFMTSELHIPKGTRVIFKLRSQDVLHSAYMPHFRAQMNCVPGMVTNFSFIPTVTTAEMRENPEMVEKVANINNIRTKKSAELVAKGEPALDPYTFDYLLLCNKICGASHYNMQMKIVVDTPSEYKAWLKENAPKTIVQAVKNAATEAKAADGNETQSKDSTSAKSTDSTVVAKVEMK, encoded by the coding sequence ATGACAACTCTTTTGGTACTTATAGTTGTAGTTTTATTGGCAGTTGCCCTGTGGCAGTTAACTAAGATATTTGACTTAACTCAAGTTGGCGCAAATGTTAATACCACGCAAGTGGCCAATGATAATGATAATAAAGTAAACGGTTACTTGATGTTTGGTTTCCTTGTTTTCATTTACATTACAACTATTTTTTGTCTAGTAAACTATGGTAAATTTCCATTAATTGGAGGTTCAGCATCAGCACACGGACCACAAATCGATAACCTGATGGTTATTACTATGGTTCTTATATTTATTGTTCAAACTATAACTCAAGCTTTATTGCATTACTTCGCCTTTAAATATAGAGGAAGACAAGGTCAAAAAGCGCTTTATTTTGCGGACAGTAATAAATTAGAATTTATTTGGAGTATTATTCCAGCTATAGTATTAGCAGTTCTAATTCTTTATGGATTGTATGCTTGGACGAACATTATGTTTGTTAACGAAAAAGACGATAAAGATGCTATTGTTATCGAGCTTTATGCACAACAATTCAAATGGACTGCAAGATACTCAGGTGCTGATGATGTGTTAGGAAAAGCTAACGTAAGATATATTGAAGGAGTAAATAACTTAGGAGTAGATTTATCAGATCCAAATGCTCAAGATGATTTTATGACATCTGAATTGCATATTCCAAAAGGAACTAGAGTTATTTTCAAATTGCGTTCTCAAGATGTATTACACTCAGCTTATATGCCACACTTTAGAGCACAAATGAACTGTGTTCCTGGAATGGTAACAAATTTCTCATTCATTCCAACAGTAACTACTGCTGAAATGAGAGAGAATCCAGAGATGGTTGAGAAAGTAGCCAATATCAATAACATAAGAACTAAGAAAAGTGCCGAATTAGTGGCAAAAGGAGAACCAGCACTTGATCCTTATACTTTTGATTACTTATTATTATGTAATAAAATTTGTGGTGCCTCACATTACAATATGCAAATGAAAATTGTAGTTGATACACCATCAGAATATAAAGCTTGGTTAAAAGAGAATGCTCCAAAAACCATTGTACAAGCTGTTAAAAATGCTGCTACAGAGGCAAAAGCAGCTGATGGAAATGAAACACAATCAAAAGATTCAACTTCTGCTAAAAGCACCGACTCTACTGTAGTTGCTAAAGTAGAAATGAAATAA
- the queG gene encoding tRNA epoxyqueuosine(34) reductase QueG: protein MILDSKKEHYTKLIKAEAKRLGFLSCGISKAGFLEEEAPRLENWLNQNRHGEMKYMENHFDKRLNPTLLVDDAKSVISLLLNYYPSEFQNQESYKISKYAYGQDYHFVIKEKLKELLHTIQTEIGEVSGRAFVDSAPVLDKAWAAKSGLGWIGKNSNLLTQQVGSFYFIAELIVDLDLEYDHATTDHCGTCTACIDACPTEAIVAPYVVDGSKCISYFTIELKDNIPMQMKGKFDDWAFGCDVCQDVCPWNRFSKAHKEPLFSATPELLSFTKKDWEEITAETFQKVFKNSAVKRTKFEGFKRNINFLK from the coding sequence ATGATTCTCGATTCTAAAAAAGAGCACTATACTAAACTTATAAAAGCGGAAGCCAAACGACTCGGCTTTTTGTCTTGTGGAATTTCTAAGGCTGGTTTTTTAGAAGAAGAAGCACCGCGATTGGAAAATTGGTTAAACCAAAACAGACATGGTGAAATGAAGTATATGGAAAATCATTTTGACAAACGATTAAATCCTACGCTACTAGTTGACGATGCTAAAAGTGTAATCTCCTTATTACTGAATTATTATCCGTCAGAATTTCAAAATCAAGAAAGTTATAAGATTTCTAAATACGCTTATGGTCAGGATTATCATTTTGTCATCAAGGAAAAATTAAAAGAACTTTTACATACCATTCAAACTGAAATCGGTGAAGTTTCGGGAAGAGCCTTTGTAGATTCGGCACCTGTATTAGATAAAGCATGGGCCGCTAAAAGTGGTTTGGGGTGGATTGGCAAAAACAGCAATTTATTGACGCAACAAGTAGGTTCTTTTTATTTTATTGCCGAATTAATTGTCGATTTAGATTTAGAATACGACCACGCTACTACTGACCATTGTGGAACTTGCACCGCTTGCATTGATGCTTGTCCAACAGAAGCTATTGTGGCTCCCTATGTAGTCGACGGTAGCAAATGCATTTCCTATTTTACCATCGAATTAAAAGACAATATTCCGATGCAGATGAAAGGCAAATTCGATGATTGGGCTTTTGGTTGTGATGTTTGTCAAGATGTTTGTCCATGGAATCGGTTTTCAAAAGCACATAAAGAACCGCTTTTTTCTGCTACTCCAGAATTACTTTCTTTTACCAAAAAAGATTGGGAAGAAATCACAGCAGAAACCTTTCAAAAGGTCTTCAAAAACTCGGCAGTGAAGCGAACCAAATTTGAAGGATTTAAACGAAACATTAATTTTTTGAAATAG
- a CDS encoding cbb3-type cytochrome c oxidase subunit I — translation MSAEAHDHGHDHDHEHHHKDTFITKYIFSIDHKMIAKQYLITGIFMGIIGVGMSMLFRMQLAWPEESFKIFNFLLGDKFAPNGVMSNEIYLSLVTIHGTIMVFFVLTAALSGTFSNLLIPLQIGARDMASGLLNMISYWLFFLSSVVMVCSLFVESGPANAGWTIYPPLSALPQAISGSGTGMTLWLVSMAIFIAASLLGSLNYIVTVINLRTKGMSMTRLPLTVWAFFITAIIGVISFPVLLSAALMLIMDRSFGTSFFLSDIYIAGEVLHYQGGSPVLFEHLFWFLGHPEVYIVLLPALGITSEVIATNSRKPIFGYRAMIMSIIAIAFLSTIVWGHHMFISGMNPFLGSVFTFTTLLIAIPSAVKAFNYITTLWKGNLQLNPAMLFSIGLVSTFITGGLTGIILGDSTLDINVHDTYFVVAHFHLVMGISALYGMFAGIYHWFPKMFGRMLNKNLGYVHFWVTAVCAYGVFFPMHFIGMAGLPRRYYTNTNFPLFDDLQNVNVIITSFALVGGVFQLVFLWNFFHSIFYGKKTVQNPWRSNTLEWTAPIEHIHGNWPGEIPHVYRWPYDYSKPGHDEDFVPQNVPMKEGEEVLHH, via the coding sequence ATGTCAGCAGAAGCTCACGATCACGGACACGATCACGATCACGAACATCACCATAAAGACACGTTCATTACTAAATACATTTTTAGTATTGACCACAAGATGATTGCTAAACAATATCTAATTACAGGTATTTTCATGGGAATCATCGGTGTTGGGATGTCTATGCTTTTCAGAATGCAATTGGCTTGGCCAGAAGAATCATTCAAAATATTTAATTTCCTTTTAGGTGATAAATTTGCTCCAAATGGAGTAATGTCAAATGAAATCTATTTGTCATTAGTTACTATACACGGAACCATCATGGTATTCTTTGTGTTGACAGCCGCTTTGAGTGGTACTTTTAGTAACCTTTTGATTCCACTTCAAATTGGAGCACGAGATATGGCTTCTGGACTTTTGAATATGATATCCTACTGGTTATTTTTCCTTTCAAGTGTTGTTATGGTTTGTTCTTTATTCGTAGAATCAGGACCAGCTAATGCAGGATGGACGATTTATCCACCATTGAGTGCCTTACCTCAAGCTATTTCAGGTTCTGGAACAGGTATGACTTTATGGTTAGTTTCTATGGCAATATTTATCGCCGCCTCTTTATTAGGTTCTTTAAATTATATTGTTACCGTAATTAACTTAAGAACAAAAGGAATGTCGATGACAAGATTGCCTCTAACAGTTTGGGCATTCTTTATTACTGCAATCATTGGAGTAATTTCTTTCCCTGTATTACTTTCTGCAGCTTTAATGTTAATCATGGATAGAAGTTTTGGAACATCATTCTTTTTATCTGATATTTATATTGCTGGTGAGGTATTACATTACCAAGGTGGTTCTCCAGTATTATTTGAACACTTATTCTGGTTTTTAGGTCACCCTGAGGTTTATATCGTATTATTACCAGCTTTAGGTATTACATCTGAAGTTATAGCTACTAACTCTCGTAAACCTATCTTTGGTTACAGAGCTATGATTATGTCAATTATTGCGATTGCATTTTTATCCACTATTGTTTGGGGTCACCACATGTTTATCTCAGGTATGAATCCATTCCTAGGTTCTGTATTTACTTTTACAACCTTATTGATTGCGATTCCATCTGCTGTAAAAGCATTTAACTATATCACCACTTTATGGAAAGGGAACTTGCAATTAAATCCTGCTATGTTATTTTCTATTGGACTAGTTTCTACTTTTATAACAGGAGGATTAACCGGAATTATTTTAGGAGATAGTACGCTTGATATTAACGTTCATGATACGTATTTCGTTGTAGCTCACTTCCACTTAGTAATGGGTATTTCTGCTCTTTACGGAATGTTCGCTGGAATCTACCATTGGTTCCCAAAAATGTTCGGAAGAATGTTGAACAAAAATTTAGGTTATGTTCACTTTTGGGTAACAGCAGTTTGTGCATACGGAGTATTCTTCCCAATGCACTTTATTGGAATGGCAGGTTTACCAAGAAGATATTATACTAATACGAACTTCCCATTATTTGATGATTTGCAAAATGTGAATGTTATCATTACTAGTTTTGCATTAGTAGGTGGTGTTTTCCAATTGGTATTCTTGTGGAATTTCTTCCACAGTATTTTCTACGGAAAGAAAACAGTTCAAAATCCATGGAGATCTAACACTTTGGAATGGACAGCCCCAATCGAACACATCCACGGTAACTGGCCAGGAGAAATTCCTCATGTATACAGATGGCCTTATGATTATAGCAAACCAGGTCACGATGAAGATTTTGTTCCTCAAAACGTACCAATGAAAGAAGGAGAAGAAGTGTTACATCACTAA
- a CDS encoding cytochrome P450, producing the protein MAENKKYNYPVQLSIVRFLLKAESFRKNPIPFHTKFFNEFGDTFSLRIGKNKHVILSRDNELAEYILQKNQKKYQKSKLQTQFLSKYLGKGLLTVNGDFWLKQRRLIQPAFHKQKMNQLVQNMEEAIAFELKELPEGKEMALFPIMNNLAFNVVAKSLFHISFIEQKLNRLKFIIEEVQDFVIKEIRLPYKSWWYKISGQVHYHEQLALESDAIINEIIASRQHSNQQHNDLLDMLLETRYEDTGEGMATQQLIDEIKILFIAGHETTANALTFTLHLLANHPEVQQKIHEELIAIDAETNDVVEQLQKMTYTNAVINESMRLYPPAWITDRENVEDDTLLGFPIKKGTLIGISFYELHRNPKYWKDPEVFNPERFLGEQKKESMTYFYPFGAGPRMCIGFGFAIYEMCLALSYIVKKYTITSQHQNIQFNPLITLKPVGVTVKFSKR; encoded by the coding sequence ATGGCAGAAAATAAGAAATACAATTATCCGGTGCAACTTTCGATAGTTAGGTTCTTATTAAAAGCAGAAAGTTTTCGAAAAAATCCAATCCCTTTTCATACTAAATTTTTTAATGAATTTGGAGATACTTTTTCTTTGCGTATAGGAAAAAATAAACACGTTATATTATCGAGAGATAATGAGCTTGCGGAATATATTCTTCAGAAGAATCAAAAAAAATATCAGAAGTCGAAACTACAAACCCAATTCTTGTCTAAATATTTGGGCAAAGGATTACTCACGGTTAATGGCGATTTTTGGTTAAAACAACGCCGTCTCATTCAACCCGCTTTTCATAAACAAAAAATGAATCAATTGGTTCAAAATATGGAAGAAGCCATTGCTTTTGAATTAAAAGAGTTGCCCGAAGGGAAAGAGATGGCACTATTTCCAATAATGAATAATTTGGCATTTAATGTAGTGGCGAAATCCTTATTTCATATTTCTTTTATAGAACAGAAATTAAACCGATTGAAATTTATTATTGAAGAAGTTCAAGATTTTGTGATCAAAGAAATACGATTACCTTATAAATCTTGGTGGTATAAAATTAGCGGTCAGGTGCACTATCATGAGCAGTTAGCATTAGAAAGTGATGCTATTATCAATGAAATTATAGCCAGCAGACAACATTCAAATCAGCAACATAACGATTTGTTGGATATGTTACTCGAAACCCGTTATGAAGATACTGGAGAAGGAATGGCCACGCAACAATTGATTGACGAAATTAAAATTCTGTTTATTGCGGGTCATGAAACCACTGCTAACGCCTTAACTTTTACCCTGCATCTTTTAGCTAATCATCCAGAAGTACAACAAAAAATTCACGAAGAACTTATAGCTATCGATGCTGAAACCAACGATGTAGTCGAACAACTTCAAAAAATGACTTATACCAACGCAGTCATTAATGAATCTATGAGACTGTATCCGCCTGCTTGGATTACGGATAGAGAAAATGTTGAAGATGACACACTTTTAGGATTTCCTATTAAAAAAGGAACACTAATTGGAATTTCCTTTTATGAATTACATCGAAATCCAAAGTATTGGAAAGACCCAGAAGTTTTTAATCCAGAGCGCTTTTTAGGAGAACAAAAAAAGGAGTCCATGACTTATTTTTATCCTTTTGGAGCTGGACCCCGAATGTGCATCGGATTTGGTTTCGCCATTTATGAGATGTGTTTAGCCCTTTCTTATATTGTAAAAAAATATACAATTACCTCCCAACATCAAAACATTCAATTTAATCCTTTGATAACTTTGAAACCAGTGGGTGTTACTGTGAAATTTTCCAAACGATGA